The proteins below are encoded in one region of bacterium:
- a CDS encoding aminotransferase has protein sequence MDRDLERWRADTPGVASGVIHLNNAGASLMPRPVLDAVRAHLELEARIGGYEAADAARAEIAAAYESVARLVGAAPRNIAMVENATVAFFQALAAFDFAPGDVILTTRNDYISNQLAYLSLHHRAGVRVVRAEDLPEGGVDPESVRALIRRERPRLVSLTWVPTNSGLVQPAAEVGAVCEEEGVPYIVDACQAVGQLPIDVNELRCDFLSATARKFLRGPRGAGFLYVSDRALDRGAHPLFVDMRGAAWIEADEFRLAPDARRFENWEFAYALVLGQGAAARYALEEVGVARGGERAARLAAYARERLREHEGLRVLDRGRRLCAIVTVEVAGRNAFELVPLLREQGINTSATAREYAVLDMDAKGARTAIRISPHYYNTEAEVDTAVAAIAALARATR, from the coding sequence ATGGACCGTGACCTCGAGCGCTGGCGCGCGGATACGCCGGGCGTGGCCAGCGGCGTGATCCACCTGAACAACGCGGGGGCGTCGCTCATGCCGCGGCCCGTGCTGGATGCCGTGCGCGCGCACCTCGAGCTGGAGGCGCGCATCGGCGGCTACGAGGCGGCGGACGCGGCGAGAGCCGAGATCGCCGCCGCGTACGAGAGCGTGGCACGGCTCGTGGGCGCCGCGCCGCGCAACATCGCGATGGTCGAAAACGCCACCGTCGCGTTCTTCCAGGCCCTCGCAGCGTTCGACTTCGCGCCGGGCGACGTCATCCTCACGACCCGCAACGACTACATCTCGAACCAGCTCGCGTACCTCTCGTTGCACCATCGCGCGGGCGTACGCGTGGTGCGCGCGGAGGACCTGCCCGAGGGCGGCGTGGACCCGGAGTCCGTGCGCGCGCTCATCCGGCGCGAGCGGCCGAGGCTGGTGTCGCTGACCTGGGTGCCGACGAACTCGGGGCTCGTGCAGCCGGCTGCGGAGGTGGGCGCGGTGTGCGAGGAGGAAGGCGTGCCCTACATCGTGGACGCGTGCCAGGCGGTGGGCCAGCTCCCCATCGATGTCAACGAGCTGCGTTGCGACTTCCTCTCGGCCACGGCGCGCAAGTTCCTGCGCGGCCCCCGTGGCGCAGGGTTCCTCTACGTCTCGGACCGTGCGCTCGACCGGGGCGCCCACCCGCTGTTCGTGGACATGCGCGGCGCGGCGTGGATCGAGGCGGACGAGTTCCGCCTCGCCCCGGATGCGCGGCGGTTCGAGAACTGGGAGTTCGCGTACGCGCTGGTGCTGGGGCAGGGCGCCGCGGCGCGCTACGCGCTGGAGGAGGTCGGCGTCGCGCGCGGCGGGGAGCGGGCGGCGCGACTCGCCGCCTACGCGCGCGAGCGGCTCCGCGAGCACGAGGGGCTACGGGTGCTGGACCGCGGACGGCGGCTGTGCGCGATTGTCACGGTGGAGGTCGCGGGACGGAACGCCTTCGAGCTGGTGCCGCTGCTGCGGGAGCAGGGCATCAACACGTCGGCCACGGCGCGGGAGTACGCGGTCCTGGACATGGACGCCAAGGGTGCGCGCACGGCCATCCGCATTTCGCCCCACTACTACAACACGGAGGCGGAGGTGGACACCGCGGTGGCCGCGATCGCAGCGCTGGCGCGGGCCACGCGATGA